Part of the Flavobacterium alkalisoli genome is shown below.
TAAACAAAAGCCCTTCTCCATTGGTAATGTTAATGGTGTCGCCTTCCTTTTTGCGTAATACTTTAACTATGTGGCGGCTCTCGTCCTTATCAAAAGTAAAGGTGCTTTCTTCCGCTTTAAGCTGTGGGTTATAAAATAACTGCATTATAGTTCTATTCTTGCTTTAGATACCACAGAGGCATCGTTAAACTCGTGTTTTAAAAACTTATGGTAACCCACAATGCCTATCATAGCAGCATTGTCGGTAGTATATTCAAATTTAGGAATAAAGGTTTTCCATCCGTATTTCTTTTCGGCTTCCTTAAGTGTTTTACGAATACCGCTGTTTGCCGAAACCCCACCGCCAATAGCTACCTGTTTAATTCCGGTTTCCTTCACGGCAAGTTTTATCTTATCCATAAGGATATTGATAATGGTATACTGGATGGAAGCACATATATCGTGTAGGTTTTCCGCAACAAAGTTGGGGTTTTCCTCAGTTTTCTTTTGTATAAAATAAAGTATCTGGGTTTTTAGTCCGCTAAAACTAAAATTTAATCCCGGTACTTTAGGTTTGGTAAAAGGAAAAGCCTTAGGGTTTCCTTCCTGTGCATATTTATCAATTAGAGGCCCGCCGGGATAAGGCAGTCCTATTATCTTGGCACTTTTGTCAAAAGCCTCACCTACAGCATCATCGGTGGTTTCGCCTATAACCTCCATGGTAAAATAGTCGGTTACCTTTACAATCTGGGTATGCCCGCCGCTAATGGTCATTGCCAGAAACGGAAACTCAGGCATATCAAAACCTTCTTCTTCAATAAAATGTGCCAGTATGTGTGCCTGCATGTGGTTTACTGCAATAAGCGGAACATCTAGCGCCATAGCCATAGACTTAGCAAATGAACTGCCTACAAGTAACGATCCCATTAACCCCGGGCCCTGTGTAAATGCAACGGCACAAAGCTCCTCGCGGTTAACTCCGGCTTTTTTAAGAGCCACGTCTATAACGGGTACAATGTTTTGCTGATGCGCCCTTGAGGCAAGCTCCGGTACAACACCTCCATACTCTTCATGAACGGCCTGCCTGGCCACAATATTAGACAATACTTTGTTGTTTTTTAATATAGCGGCAGCAGTGTCGTCACACGAACTTTCTATGGCAAGGATATATGTGGGTTTTTCCTGCATAATTTAGGCACGGATTTTGAGTTACAAAATTGGGTTAAAGCAATTTTAACACTACACAAATTTTCCTACTTTTGTGAGATAATTGCTAATCCCTTCCAAACGCAAAATTAAAACAAATAGCAGTATCAAAAAATTTAAAAAAATACTTATTCGTACTCTGATAGGAATTATCCTGTTTTTGCTGCTGCTAGCCATTGCACTATCACTTCCTTTTGTGCAAACACAAATAGGTAAAATAGCAACAAATAAACTTAACGAAGAGTTTGGTACACATATAACTATAGATAAGGTTGCGGTTACTGTTTTTGGTAGTGTAAAGCTTAAAGGGGTACTTATTTTAGACCATCATAACGACACACTGGCTTATGCCACAAGACTGCAAACCAACCTGCTTAGCTTTAGAAATATTGCCGACAGCCGACTTGAGTTTGGTAAAATAAAGGCAGATAACCTTAACGTACACATGAAAACCTACAAGGGGGAAGACAGTTCCAGCCTTGATGTTTTTGTAAAATCTTTTGACAACGGTAAGCCGGGTTCAGGTAAATTCAGGATGCTGGCAAGTAATATTACGGTTGTAGACGGAAGGTTCAGGCTTACAAACGAAAATACCACGACACCTAAAGCACTTGATTTTAAAAAACTAAACGGAAGCCTTAATGATTTTTTTATTAAGGGAAGCGATATTAGTGCCGATATAAAGAAACTTTCATTTTTAGACCACAGGGGGCTAACGGTTAAAAACCTAAAAGGTGAATTCTCTTATTCTAAAACCAATATTAAGTTAGAACAGATGGAACTGGTAACGGCAGAGTCGGCCCTAAAGGGAAGCGTTGTACTTACCTACACTAGGGAAAAGATGAGGGATTTCCTTAATCAGGTAGCATTTGATTTTAAAGTAGAGAGGGCGTATGTGTCTTCAAACGAACTAAATTATTTTTATGATGAGTTTGGTGAGAATCAAAAGTTCTATTTGTCTACAACCTTAAAAGGCCCGCTTAATAACTTTGTATTATACGACCTTAAGCTACTTGATGCCCAACAATCAGAAATTATAGGTAATGTAAACTTCAGGAACCTTTTTGATAAAACAGGTCCGGGCTTTTACATGAATGGTGATTTTGACAGGATTACTTCAAACTACCTTCACCTTAGGGATATAATGCCAAGAATACTGGGTAAGAGTTTACCTCCGGTACTGGAAAATTTGGGTATGGTAAACCTTAACGGTAATGTGGTACTTACCAGAACCGATCTTACTACTAACATTAGTATGATTTCGGAACTTGGTGCGGCACAAACCAATCTTGCTATTAAAGACTTTAATAAACCTGATATTGCTTCGTATACCGGTGTTATAGACCTTGATAAACTTAATCTTGGTAAGCTATTTAACCAAAACGGACTGCAAAGTACAACCGCTCACCTTGAAGTAGAGGGTAGGGGCTTTAATAAGCAATCGCTTAATACCATTGTAAAAGGGGATATTGCCCAAATGGTATTTAACGGTTACAATTACAAAAAGATAGATATAGACGGCCGTATGAAGTGGCCTTACTTTAAGGGGATTGTAAACAGCAACGATCCTAACCTGCTTATGTCGTTTAACGGTTTGGTAGACATGAGTAAGAAGAAGAAGGAATATGACTTCCATGCTATTGTTGATTATGCCGACCTTGCAGTACTTAACATAATAAAGAATGATACCCTTTCTATATTTAAAGGAGACTTTACCTTTAAGGCAACAGGAAATGATTTAGATGACCTTGCAGGTAATCTAGATGTTACTCAGCTGTCTTACCAAAACAGCAGGGGAGATTACTATTTTGAAGATTTTAGGGTAGAATCCTTATTTGATGAACAGGGGGTAAGAACGGTAAGTATTAACTCTCCTGATATTATAGAAGGAAGAATAAGAGGTAAGTTCTATACGAAAGAAATTCCGGATTTGGTAGAGAATGCTTTGGGTAGTTTATATGCGAACTATTCGCCAAATAAGATTAAACCGGGTCAGTTTGTAACCTTTAATTTTAATATTTATAACAAGGTTATAGGTATATTCCTTCCGGATGTTACCATAAGTAAGGACACTCACATACGCGGTAGGATAAATGGCGATGAAGGAATCTTTAAGCTCGATTTTGATTCACCTAATATCATAGCCTATAAAAACGAGTTTAATAACATCAGTCTTGAAGTAGATAATAAAAACCCTCTTTATAATGCCTATATTCAGGTAGACAGTATGAGGGTTAAGAAATATAAGGTCTCTGACTTTAACCTTATCAACGTAACCCAAAACGATACACTTTATGTAAGAACAGAGTTTAAGGGAGGTAATAAGAAGCAGGACTTTTTTAACCTTAACTTATACCATACTATAGATGAACAAAATCGTTCGGTAGTCGGGTTAAAGAAATCAGAGGTTAACTTTAAGGAATACCTTTGGTTCCTTAATGAAGACGATTCCCGAGACAATAAGATTGTATTTAATAAAAAGCTTACCGATTTTACTATAGATAAGATAGCACTATCACATAAAGACCAGCGTGTTGAACTAAATGGAGTATTAAAAGACTCTACCTATAAGGATATAAACCTTAGCTTTAAAGATGTAGACCTGCATAAGGTTACACCAAGTCTCGACAGTCTTGATTTTGGCGGAAGGCTTAACGGAAAAGTAAGTCTTAAACAGCAAAGACAGGTGTATGAGCCTTCTGCCGATATATTTGTAGATAGCCTTTCCTTAAATAAACACAGGTTGGGAGACCTTAGCCTGGAAGTTTCGGGAGATGAAGATCTTAGAAACTTTAAGGTAAACACCTCTATTGTTAAAGATTACAAAGAGACTTTCTTTACCATTGGTACGTTGCAGGTAGTAGACAGGCAAACCTATATGGATCTAGATGCCGTATTCTCAGGCTTTGAACTCAGTCCGTTGGAAACATTCCTAAAATCGGTCTTTCCTGAAATACGAGGACAGGCATCAGGTAGGGCAACGGTTATAGGTCCAGCCAGAGCCCCTAAAATTGATGGTAGGCTATATGTGAGGGATGGAGGAGTAAAAGTAGGTTATCTAAATACCGATTATGATTTTGAACAGGATGCTACTATTGATATAACCGAAGAGAAGCTCATCTTTAGAGATATGGTACTTACTGATACTAAGTACAAAACAAACGGTATGCTTAGTGGTCATATAGATCATCATTATTTTAAAGACTGGAGGCTATCTTTAGCTATAGAGTCTCAAAATATGTTGGTTCTTGATACCGAAGAGACCGATGAGTCACTGTTTTACGGTACAGCATTTATTGGCGGCAGGGCAGCCATAAGTGGTCCTACTTCTGCCTTACTGATTACTGCTAATGCAACCTCTAAAAAAGGTACTGTAATTAAAATTCCTATAAGCAATGCGGCAACTGCCGAGGGCAACAATTCTTATATACATTATATAAGTCCGGAAGAGAAGGCAAATCTTGCGGCAACAGGAATTTTGCCTAAAACATTTAATGGTATTGAAATGGAGTTTGATTTTGATGTTACTCCAGATGCTACGATTGATATTATTATAGATAAAGATACCGGTCATAGTTTATCGGCACAGGGGTATGGTACATTATTGCTTAATATAAATACCCTTGGTAAGTTTAATATGAACGGGGATTTCTCATTAACAAAAGGGGTATATAACTTTAAGTACGGAGGTCTTTTAGATAAGAAGTTTACGGCTAAACCAGGTGGTACCATTGTATGGGACGGTGACCCTACAAGGGCACGTATTAACATAGAAGCTATTTATAAAACGTATGCAAACCCTTCTGTACTGTTAGAAAACCCTGCGTTTAACAGGAACATTCAGGTTGAGGTGGTAACATTGCTTACAGGTAATATAATGAGCTTTGAGCCGGAGTTTAATATTAACTTTCCCAACCGTAAGTTCGGTAATGAAGGCCGATTTAGATTACAGGCTTAGTGATCCTAACAACAGGAAGAATCAGGCATTGGGATTACTGGCAACAGGCAGCTTTATAAGCCCTACGAGTGTAAACACTTATGGTGCATTTTTTGAAAGGGCGAGTAGTGTTGTTAATAGTTGGCTTTCTGATGATGATGGTAAGCTTAATATAGGTTTAAACTATGTTAATGGCGTAAGGGATCCTTATGCTGAAACTAACTCAAGTATAGGTTTAACACTTAATACCCAAATTAATGACAGGATTACTGTAAACGGACAGCTTGGGGTACCTGTAGGCGGAGTTAATGAATCTGTTATTGCGGGTAATGTGGAAATGCAGCTTCGTTTAAATGATGATGGAAGCCTTAAGGCACGTGTGTTTAATAGGGAAAACGACATTAACTTCCTTGGGGAGGGTATAGGTTATACACAGGGTGTAGGATTAACTTATTCGGTAGGATTCAATACTTTAAGGGAACTTTATACCAAGGTGTTTTCTGCTAAAGCAGAAAAAGATAAAAATAAGAACAGCACTAATGACATACCTGATTCAGACTTCTCTGAAGAATACATAAAGTTTATGGAGGATAAGAATAAGAAAAAAACAAATAATGAGGATGAGGAGCCTGATAAGGTACCTGACCCCTATGATATGCAAGATTCTACACCATAAATTTCATTATTCATAAAAAGCGGATGATTTTTAAAGATTATCCGCTTTTTTATTTTTCGCAAATCAAAAACTAAGAAAAACTTATTAACGAAAACGTTTGAAATGTTGCGTAATTAATAATATAATGCATATTATAGTAAAATAATGATATAAAATTATTAGTTTTACAATTAAATACTAAAAAATGTCTACTAATATTAAAAAAATAGGCGTGCTAACATCGGGAGGAGATTCACCCGGAATGAATGCCGCCATTAGAGCCGTTGTTAGAACGTGCGCATATCATAATATAGAATGTACCGGTATTTACCGAGGTTATCAGGGGATGATTGAAGGGGACTTTAAAGAGATGGGAGCCAGGAGTGTAAATAACATTATTAATAAAGGAGGAACCATTCTTAAATCGGCAAGATCTAAAGAATTCATGACTCCGGAAGGGCGTAAAAAAGCGCACGAAAATCTTGTAAAAAACAACATCGATGCCCTTGTTATAATTGGGGGTAACGGTAGTTTTACCGGAGGGCTTATATTTAACGAAGAGTATAAATTTCCTGTAATAGGTATACCGGGTACCATTGATAACGATATTTATGGTACAAGCCATACTTTAGGGTATGATACTGCACTTAACACCGTTGTAGAAGCGATTGATAAAATCAGGGATACGGCGAGTTCACACAACAGACTTTTCTTTATTGAGGTTATGGGTCGTGATGCAGGGCATATTGCCCTTAATGCAGGTATTGGTGCAGGTGCAGAGGAAATCCTTATTCCGGAAGAGGATATGGGTCTTGACAGGCTTTTAGATTCTCTAAGAAAGAGTAAGGCTTCAGGGAAATCGTCAAGCATAGTTGTTATTGCCGAAGGTGATAAGATTGGTAAAAATGCATTTGAGCTAAAAGACTATGTTGAGGAAAACATGCCGGAGTATGATGTACGTGTATCTATACTTGGGCACATGCAGCGTGGTGGTTCGCCATCGTGCTTTGACAGGGTACTTGCCAGTAGATTAGGCGTAAAAGCAGTAGAAACGCTGCTAGAAGGCAAATCTAATTATATGGTAGGCCTTATTAAAGATGAGGTTGAGCTTACACCGCTTGAAAACGCGGTTAAAGGCAAATCTCAGGTTGATAAAGAATTAATAAGAGTATCGGACATCGTTTCGATATAATTAATAATAAGTGTATCTATAAACAACAAAAAAACAAATTAAGTAAAATGGCAACAGTAAAATTAGGTATTAATGGTTTCGGAAGGATCGGCCGCATCGTCTTTCGTGAAACTATTAACCGCGATAATGTTGAAGTTGTAGCTATTAATGACCTTCTTGATGTAGATCATTTAGCTTACCTTTTAAAGTATGATTCAGTTCACGGAAACTTTAAAGGAACAGTTGAAGTTAAAGACGGACAACTTTATGTAAACGATAAATTAATAAGAGTAACTGCAGAAAAAGATCCTACAGCCCTAAAATGGGACGAGGCAGGAGTTGATGTAGTTGCAGAATGTACAGGTATTTTTACAACGCTTGAAAAAGCGCAGTTACACATAGACGGTGGTGCTAAAAAAGTAATTATTTCTGCACCGTCTGCCGATGCCCCAATGTTTGTAATGGGAGTTAACCACGATAAGCTTACTGCAGCAGATAAAATTGTATCAAACGCATCTTGTACAACAAACTGTCTTGCTCCGCTTGCTAAGGTAATTAACGATAACTTTGGTATAGAAGAAGGTTTAATGACAACTATTCACGCTACTACAGCTACCCAACTTACAGTAGACGGACCTTCAAGAAAAGATTTCCGTGGTGGTAGAGCTGCTTTACTAAACATTATTCCTGCAAGTACAGGTGCTGCAAAAGCAGTAGGTAAAGTAATTCCTGAACTTAACGGTAAACTTACAGGTATGTCTATGCGTGTACCGGTAGCAGATGTATCGGTAGTAGACCTAACGGTAAAACTTAAAAAAGAAACAACTTACGAAGAGATAATGAGCGTTCTTAAAAATGCTTCTGAAACTAATATGAAAGGTATTTTAGGTTTTACTGAAGACGACGTTGTATCTCAGGATTTTATAGGTGATTCAAGAACAAGTATTGTAGATGCTAAAGCCGGTATTGGTCTTAACTCTACTTTCTTTAAACTTGTATCATGGTATGATAACGAATATGGTTACTCAAGCAAACTAATTGACCTTGCGGTTCACGTAGCTTCGTTGTAATTTTCAATAACTTATCCCGTCTTTTCTAGATAAAAAGACGGGATTTTTTATTTTTGTAAACTAAAAACTTAACTCTTTTATAACACAAAGTACTTCTAAGTACATATCACTAAACTCAAACTTAACTCAAAACGTACTTAATTTAAAATGAAATTATTAGTAGACAGCGGTGCTACAAAAGCCGACTGGATTGCTCTTGATGATAATGGCAACCGGCTTTTTACCACACAAACTTTAGGGCTAAGCCCCGAAGTTATTAATAAGGAGGAAGCTATTGAAAGGCTTAACGACCGCTTTGATATTTACAATAACCGTAAAGATGTTTCCCATCTTTATTTTTATGGTGCAGGTTGCGGTACAGACAGGATGAAGAAATTCATGAGAGATATATTTGTAGAGTTTTTTCCTAATGCCGAAGTAGTTTCTGTACAGGAAGATACTTATGCAGCTGCTTATGCTACAAACCCTACTAAAGATAAATCTATTATCTGTATATTGGGTACAGGCTCAAACTGCAGTTATTTTGACGGTGAAGAGCTTCAGCAAAAAGTACAGTCTCTGGGCTATATAGCTATGGACGATTGCAGTGGTAACCGTTTTGGTCGCGAACTGGTACGTGCTTATTATTTCAATAAAATGCCTCAGGATCTGGCTAAGCAATTTGAAAGTGAATACAATTTAGATCCGGATGTAATTAAACATAACCTTTACAAAGAGCCAAACCCAAATGCATATCTGGCTACGTTTGCTAAGTTTTTAATTCAACATAAAGATGATAGTTTCATAAAAGAAATTATTGTTGATGCAATGCAAACTTTTGTAGATTGCTATATTACGCAGTATGATAATGCTCACGAGGTGCCTGTGCATTTTGTAGGTTCTATTGCTTTTTACCTGAAATCAGAACTTGCAGAGGTTTTATCTAAAAACGGATTAAAACTTGGTAATGTATTAAGAAGGCCTATAGATGGCTTAATAGAATACCACAAGTTAAACTAATATACTTTATATGGAAATTGCTATTATTGCCCACGATGGCATGAAAGCCGAAATGGTACAGTTTTTAAATAAGAATAAGGAGCTTTTAGCTAAAGAGCACATACAGCTTATTGCAACTGGTACTACGGGCAGTAAGGCAGAAAAAGCCGGATTTAAAGTAAACAAAATGCTTTCGGGCCCATTAGGCGGCGACGCTCAGATTGCCGCCAGGGTGGCCGAAGGGAAAACACAAATGGTTTTCTTTTTTAAAGATCCGCTGGCGAGCCATGCTCACGAGGCAGACATAAATATGCTTATACGTGTGTGTGATGTGCACAATGTGCCGCTTGCTACAAACCCTGCCACGGCAGAGCTGCTTTTGCAGGCTATTTTACAGCAACCATAGAAATTTCTACGTTAACGTTTTTTGGCAGACATGCCACCTGAACCGTTTCTCTTGCAGGAGCGGTTTTTTCGTCAAAATAGGCAGCATATACTCCGTTTATTTTGGCAAAATCATTCATATCGCTGATAAAGATGGTAGACTTGATAACGTCGCCAAAAGTCATTTCAGCCGCTTCAAGAACAGCTTTCATGTTTTCCATTACCTGTTTGGTTTCCGTTTCAATATCGTCTAATACAAGCTCTCCTGTTGCAGGATTGATAGCTATTTGTCCTGAAGTATAAAGTGTGTTGCCGCTAAGTACTGCCTGGCTGTATGGCCCGATTGGGGCAGGTGCTTTTTCTGTAAATATTATTTTTTTCATGATATAAGAATTAACGTATTTTAATTTTCAGTTTTTTGATGTCTTTGGCAAATTTAAGCCATGTCTTCTCATTTATTGAAGCTGCATAATAACTTTTGACTTTGTAATCCGCTAAAATTATTTTTATATGGTTGGGTTTTCCTCCTCGAGATCCTAGATTTCCTCCACGTCTTAATACTACCTCTCTGATATCTTTTGTACTGTAAGCAGTTTTTTTCCAAAACAGAATATGATTTTTGATAATTATATAATCATCATTCAATTCAAAATAATAATTGAAATATATAAACATTGTCATAAAAAATGCTAAACATGAAAATGACAGAAAATAGGCTGAACTTAAAGATTTATTGAGAATAAGAATTGTAATCAGTATTACAATAATTAAATAGAGGATATTCCTAAGGCTAAAGAAAGGGTTTTCTTTGTAAGAGTTAAAAGCTAAGTCCTGATTGTTTATTTCTCCGCTTTTTTCCTCAACCGTATATATGATTTTGTTATTTAATTTGTAATCTAAAAAAACTTTTAAATCTGCTGCGTTAGAATAAAAATCATCATAAATGCAGACAGCTCTGTTGTTCTTAAAAACAATTTTAGCTCCTTCTAAATAATCTCTAAACAAAGGATGAAAGTGCTTATCGGCAAATTTTATACTTTTTATATAAGACAGTTTATAAGAAACTTTATTTATATAGATATCAGATTCGGTAATTTTTACAGTAGGGCAGGTTTTATAAATATTTTATACACTAAAAGCAAACCTAAAGAAACAACAAGTATTGCTAAAAAAAGGAAAGTAATATTGTTTGCCTCTTTTCTTTTTTAAATATGTGTCTAATAGAAATGAAGCAAACAGCAATATCACAGCCACTACTATAAATAATACAAAATAAAATTTTAAAGGATGTCTGTTAGACCGCATTCTCTCCATTCTAATTTTCTACATTGATGTTTAGCTCCTTTAAAGTCTCTTTAAGCGAAGCCCACGTGCTGTCATATAAACTTGCGGCAAAGTATTTTTTGCTTTTATAATCTTTAGTAACAATTCGTAAAGCATCCGGAAGTCCATAAGTATGTTCAAATGAAATTTTACTTATCTCATCTAAATAGTAGGTTCTTTTACGAGTAAATAAAATATGATTTTTTACAATCAGTCTATTATCACTAATCTCAAAATAATAAAACAAGGGTATATGTAATGCCACTACGAGCACAGAAAACAGTATATAAGATACAATATTAAAAATAGGGTTAGGCTGTATTAAACCTATTAAAAGCATTACTAATAAAAGGCTGAAGAAACCACCCCTAACGCTAAAAATAAAAAAGTTTTTAAAGCTAACACTACCGATGTTATAGTTAGTATTTATGATTTTCTTTTTTACCGGCTCTATGTTATTAGGATTAGTTACAGAAAGCAGGAATTTTTTAAGCTCAGCAGTATTGCTGTACATATCATCATAGATATACTTTACTGTATTATCTTTAAAATAAATAGCTGCGCCTTCCTTATTACCATATCCAAAAACTGGGTAATCTTGTGTGCCTGTAAGTTTCAGCTTTTCTATATCTGTGATAAGGTATGTTTTTGAGTTAAAACTTATGGTTTGCCTTGTAATCTTTATTTTATAGGCAGTTTGCGCATATTTAAACGCGAGCCAAAGAGAGAAAAAAAGAAATAAGAAACCTAAAACAGGCATTATATGAATATTAAGCTGTTTGCTTTTATCTTCGAGATAGATAATTATAATGAAACTGAATATCGTTATCGAAAAAATAAGCAGGTAGCTTAAGTGCCCGTAATATTTTAAAAAGCTTTTTTTGGAAACAACCTTTTCCATTGTGATTAGTTTCCTATTCTCCTGTCCGGAACCTGACGTTTATCCCACTTGATATCGCTTAGTATAGAAGATTTGATACCGATAAAGAAGCCCCAATACTTATTGTAGCCGTTAGGTACCCAGTTAAAGTCCATACGCCAGCTTAAAAGGTCGCGTTCAAAACGTAACTGTGTAAAAGTAACCCCTTTGTTTACAAAATCGTAACCGGTAGAGATACCAACCTTCCAGCGAGGGGTAATATCAACGTTACCCGATACCATTAGGGAGTTATTGGTAATTTCGCTTTGCCTGTTACTGTTGTTATAGGTTACAGACCATGCCAGCCTGAAATTCCAAGGGAATGTTGAGTTATAGAAAGTGCCGCCGCTTTTATCGCTCTTTTCCTCATCGTCGTCATTAAACATACTTTGGCGTTGGTCGCTCATATCTACACCTGTACCAAACAAATCGTCATCACGGCCACCGTTTCTGGCAGTTTGCTCATCTTTATTTTTACCGGCTCCGGCCTGTCCGTCTGTACTGCTTATAGAGTAACCCATAGTTACGTTAGCACTTGTAAGCCTGAAAAGGCTACCGCCGTTATCTATATTGTAAACATCAATCCTTCTGCCACCGTTATCAATTGCATAAGGGTCTAGCGTAGCACCAAAGTTAAGGTTAAGCTTCTGTTTGAAAAGTGTAGTACCCCCTGTTACCCTTAACGGAGCCCATGCCAGTGAATCGGCAGCAATATTGTAGCTTGTGGTAAAGTTCAGGTTGTTAAGAAGCATTACTTTTTTAGGTTCGTCTGATGATTCGTCATCATTACGCATCTTAGCTTCAAAAGTATTATTTAAACCAAGACCTACACTATTAGCAAAGTTTTGGCTTGGAGCGCCAAATAAACCACCCTGAAAACGGGTATAGTCTACATAATTCTCTCCACTGGCATCAAGTTGGTATTGATCATAATACTGGTCGAAAGCAGGGGTATAACTGTATGATACCGAAGGACGCATTACATGGCGAAGTGCCTGGAATTTTTTATCCTCACCAAAGTTAAATGTACCGTAAATGGTAGTACCTATACTTGAAGAAAAGTTGTAGGTTCTAAAAGAGTCAAATCCTTTTAGATCGCGTGTGTCAACTTCTCCTGTAGTAGTGTTGTATTTCTTTTCGATAGTGTTAAACACCCATGTTTCCTGATAGTTTGTACTGGCAGAGACACTGAAGTATTTAAACACCTTAAAGTTTGTACTAAGCGGTATTGAGTGTTGTAAACCTGTTTTTGCATCCCTAAACATTTCGGGCTTAAAGAAAAGCGAATCGGTTGTCTGGAAACTGTTTTCTCCTCTTACGCTATATTGAAGGTTTATGTTTTTTATAAAACCTTTTTTAGGCTCGTCCTCTTTAGCAAACGGGAAAATCCTGTCAACACTGGCCTGCAGGGTAGGTAGGCTCATTGTAATACTCTCGGTATTCGTATTTTGTGAGTGCCTTGCCGTTAGCGAGAAGTTTACCTGCGGTACGGTTTGAAATGTTTTTGAGTAACTGATAGACGAACTTAAGGTGTTGTTAAGGCTCGAACCTACGTTTATTGTATTTAACGACTGCCTGAAGTACTGGCTACTACCTAAGTTAACACTGGCAGAAAACCTTGAGTTAGGACTTGCTTTTGCATCCTGACTGTGCGACCACTGAATGTTATATTGTCTTGATTTGGTGTAATCGGGAAAACCACGTTCACTTTGAATAATATTTTCAAAACGTAAGTTTACATTACCCCTGTACTTGTATCGCTTGGCATATTGCGATTCGGCCCTTAAACCGTAGCTACCATTGGTATAATAGTCTCCGGTAACGGCGAGGTCATAATAATCACTAAGGGCAAAGTAGTACCCTCCGTTTTGAAGAAAATATCCCTGATTTTGATTATCACCAAAAGTAGGCATTATAAAACCTGACGTTGCTTTTTCTGTCATAGGGAAAAAGGCAA
Proteins encoded:
- the gap gene encoding type I glyceraldehyde-3-phosphate dehydrogenase; this encodes MATVKLGINGFGRIGRIVFRETINRDNVEVVAINDLLDVDHLAYLLKYDSVHGNFKGTVEVKDGQLYVNDKLIRVTAEKDPTALKWDEAGVDVVAECTGIFTTLEKAQLHIDGGAKKVIISAPSADAPMFVMGVNHDKLTAADKIVSNASCTTNCLAPLAKVINDNFGIEEGLMTTIHATTATQLTVDGPSRKDFRGGRAALLNIIPASTGAAKAVGKVIPELNGKLTGMSMRVPVADVSVVDLTVKLKKETTYEEIMSVLKNASETNMKGILGFTEDDVVSQDFIGDSRTSIVDAKAGIGLNSTFFKLVSWYDNEYGYSSKLIDLAVHVASL
- a CDS encoding N-acetylglucosamine kinase: MKLLVDSGATKADWIALDDNGNRLFTTQTLGLSPEVINKEEAIERLNDRFDIYNNRKDVSHLYFYGAGCGTDRMKKFMRDIFVEFFPNAEVVSVQEDTYAAAYATNPTKDKSIICILGTGSNCSYFDGEELQQKVQSLGYIAMDDCSGNRFGRELVRAYYFNKMPQDLAKQFESEYNLDPDVIKHNLYKEPNPNAYLATFAKFLIQHKDDSFIKEIIVDAMQTFVDCYITQYDNAHEVPVHFVGSIAFYLKSELAEVLSKNGLKLGNVLRRPIDGLIEYHKLN
- a CDS encoding putative LPS assembly protein LptD yields the protein MRTNLFHIVLSAIFLTTGICKMSAQETPKSGEFRKAENKEISEPEIPDTTKIVIPEQPKALKNDTNKKRSGIDAPVKRTAKGYESYDVRTNKATLYDEAEVYYKDIELKAGIIVFDETKNEVFAGRIKDSLGNYTQYPYFKQGTQVVEADSIHFNSKTQKARVWNSRSNQGEFWVYGEVSKKENDSVIFIKNARFTTSKDTEHPEYYFQTRKIKFVPGKKVVVGPTNMVISDVPTPIGLPFAFFPMTEKATSGFIMPTFGDNQNQGYFLQNGGYYFALSDYYDLAVTGDYYTNGSYGLRAESQYAKRYKYRGNVNLRFENIIQSERGFPDYTKSRQYNIQWSHSQDAKASPNSRFSASVNLGSSQYFRQSLNTINVGSSLNNTLSSSISYSKTFQTVPQVNFSLTARHSQNTNTESITMSLPTLQASVDRIFPFAKEDEPKKGFIKNINLQYSVRGENSFQTTDSLFFKPEMFRDAKTGLQHSIPLSTNFKVFKYFSVSASTNYQETWVFNTIEKKYNTTTGEVDTRDLKGFDSFRTYNFSSSIGTTIYGTFNFGEDKKFQALRHVMRPSVSYSYTPAFDQYYDQYQLDASGENYVDYTRFQGGLFGAPSQNFANSVGLGLNNTFEAKMRNDDESSDEPKKVMLLNNLNFTTSYNIAADSLAWAPLRVTGGTTLFKQKLNLNFGATLDPYAIDNGGRRIDVYNIDNGGSLFRLTSANVTMGYSISSTDGQAGAGKNKDEQTARNGGRDDDLFGTGVDMSDQRQSMFNDDDEEKSDKSGGTFYNSTFPWNFRLAWSVTYNNSNRQSEITNNSLMVSGNVDITPRWKVGISTGYDFVNKGVTFTQLRFERDLLSWRMDFNWVPNGYNKYWGFFIGIKSSILSDIKWDKRQVPDRRIGN
- a CDS encoding methylglyoxal synthase — protein: MEIAIIAHDGMKAEMVQFLNKNKELLAKEHIQLIATGTTGSKAEKAGFKVNKMLSGPLGGDAQIAARVAEGKTQMVFFFKDPLASHAHEADINMLIRVCDVHNVPLATNPATAELLLQAILQQP
- a CDS encoding RidA family protein — protein: MKKIIFTEKAPAPIGPYSQAVLSGNTLYTSGQIAINPATGELVLDDIETETKQVMENMKAVLEAAEMTFGDVIKSTIFISDMNDFAKINGVYAAYFDEKTAPARETVQVACLPKNVNVEISMVAVK